A window of Bacteroidota bacterium contains these coding sequences:
- a CDS encoding OmpA family protein yields MIPTRSLASIVLATLLLVSTAVFAQNKMLTRANSLYDAKSYSEAIEKYVAVLKKDKSNADALKKIADCYRLNNNTLKAEEYYTQLYTLKKASPDEIIYYAQSLMSNGKYSKAKEILAAPQVASDARTSNYTRGLTDLSVYYKDSAAVKIKREVALNSDENDFCPQLLKNDVVFTSTRQRTEWIREEHTWSNKVYNLIYISKKEGSTFTKPKELKKEYSSNYNDGPLCFSADTKKMIFTANSLAENKKRTNNEVVRLQLFTTTYNAEENSYEGLEAFPYNNDAYNCAHPALSADGNILVFSSDMPGTLGGMDLWVSSLEGGKWGKPVNLGDKINTKGNEVFPTLGADNTLYFSSNGWDGLGGLDLYSASGTNGSWGNASNMNAPFSSSQDDFGITLDKDAKTGYFSSNRGGKNNDDDIFSFSRSNVQQKKKYVINIKDEDSKAMLASELEVKETKSGKVTNLNKQDGVYTLELMPGTECELSAKADKYISKMEKFAASAESTDILLKKEIDKNCINGIVLDKSANSTPAQDATVVIKDNTGAKVFETVTGVDGKYSKCDLDKEKTYTVTTSKKGGYFTKTEGLKVPSTEVKTTELEKIVVGKAIKIDNIYFDLGKSAIRTDAANELDKTVQVLIDNPDIIVELSSHTDCRGSAASNLALSEARAKSSVAYIISKGIDKKRIAGKGYGETKLTNTCSCEGTVKSACSEAEHQQNRRTEFKVTGFAK; encoded by the coding sequence ATGATACCAACAAGATCCCTCGCAAGCATAGTATTAGCTACCCTATTACTAGTTTCAACGGCTGTATTTGCACAAAATAAAATGCTCACCCGAGCCAATAGTTTATACGATGCTAAATCCTATAGCGAAGCAATCGAAAAGTATGTAGCCGTTTTAAAGAAAGACAAAAGCAATGCGGATGCACTTAAAAAAATTGCAGATTGCTATCGGCTAAATAACAATACACTCAAAGCAGAAGAGTATTACACGCAACTCTACACGCTAAAAAAAGCAAGCCCCGACGAAATTATTTATTATGCGCAAAGCTTAATGAGTAATGGAAAATACAGTAAAGCAAAAGAAATTTTAGCTGCCCCACAAGTTGCTTCGGATGCACGCACTTCTAATTATACACGTGGTTTAACTGATCTATCGGTTTATTACAAAGATTCTGCAGCGGTGAAAATTAAAAGAGAAGTTGCTTTAAATTCCGATGAAAATGATTTTTGTCCGCAACTCTTAAAAAACGATGTTGTATTTACATCTACGCGCCAGCGAACCGAGTGGATACGTGAAGAACATACTTGGAGTAATAAAGTGTATAACCTGATTTATATTTCGAAAAAGGAGGGAAGCACTTTTACAAAACCAAAGGAATTAAAAAAGGAATATAGCTCTAATTATAACGATGGTCCATTATGCTTTTCAGCTGATACTAAGAAAATGATTTTCACTGCAAACAGCCTGGCAGAGAATAAAAAAAGAACCAACAATGAAGTGGTTCGATTGCAATTATTTACCACTACTTATAATGCTGAAGAGAATTCTTATGAAGGTTTGGAAGCCTTTCCATACAACAACGATGCATATAATTGCGCGCATCCTGCATTAAGTGCCGACGGAAATATACTTGTATTTTCATCCGACATGCCCGGTACTTTGGGTGGAATGGATTTGTGGGTAAGCTCCTTGGAAGGTGGAAAATGGGGAAAACCGGTGAACTTAGGAGATAAAATAAATACCAAGGGGAATGAAGTTTTTCCAACGCTTGGCGCTGATAATACACTTTATTTTTCTTCCAACGGTTGGGATGGATTAGGAGGACTTGATTTATATTCAGCTTCCGGTACAAATGGATCTTGGGGGAATGCAAGCAATATGAATGCTCCATTTAGCAGTTCTCAAGATGATTTCGGAATCACACTCGACAAAGACGCTAAAACCGGTTATTTCAGTTCAAACAGAGGTGGTAAAAACAACGATGATGATATATTCTCTTTTTCACGCAGCAATGTTCAACAAAAGAAAAAATATGTAATCAACATTAAGGATGAAGATTCAAAAGCAATGCTGGCTTCCGAGTTGGAAGTAAAGGAAACGAAATCCGGTAAGGTGACAAATCTTAACAAACAAGATGGAGTGTATACACTTGAACTAATGCCCGGAACAGAATGTGAGCTTAGTGCAAAGGCGGATAAATACATTTCAAAAATGGAAAAATTTGCAGCTTCCGCTGAATCAACAGATATTTTATTGAAAAAGGAAATAGATAAAAATTGCATCAACGGAATTGTGTTGGATAAATCGGCTAATAGTACTCCTGCTCAAGATGCAACTGTTGTAATTAAGGACAATACCGGAGCAAAAGTTTTTGAAACCGTAACCGGTGTGGATGGAAAATACAGTAAATGCGATTTGGATAAAGAAAAAACATATACTGTAACCACCAGTAAAAAAGGTGGATATTTTACTAAAACCGAAGGATTGAAAGTTCCTTCTACTGAAGTGAAAACAACCGAACTCGAAAAAATTGTAGTGGGTAAAGCAATAAAAATTGATAACATCTATTTTGATTTAGGTAAGTCCGCTATTCGCACTGATGCTGCAAATGAGTTGGATAAAACTGTTCAAGTGTTGATCGATAATCCGGATATCATTGTAGAACTTAGCTCACATACCGATTGCCGTGGGTCTGCGGCCTCTAATTTGGCACTTTCGGAAGCACGCGCTAAATCTAGTGTGGCATACATTATCAGCAAAGGCATCGATAAAAAAAGAATTGCTGGTAAAGGCTATGGCGAAACCAAATTAACTAACACATGTTCCTGTGAAGGTACTGTTAAATCAGCCTGCTCTGAAGCAGAACACCAGCAAAACCGAAGGACAGAATTTAAAGTTACCGGATTCGCTAAATAA
- a CDS encoding type IX secretion system membrane protein PorP/SprF produces MKKFAHKKLIAIMLVLLASAGTKLMAQYDPMFTQYMFNEMFINPAYAGSKEALAINALHRQQWVGFEGRPVTTTVSLHGPLANNKMGIGLSLLNEKIADGKLRRNLAYLTYAYRIKTGEKGHLSFGLMGGVHVQSNNYAELQTTDLNDVRFSANTGNVLTPNFGAGIYYSTQKFYAGVSLPRMVADNLSITSGGDVLKNTAIDPSKFHYYFTMGRVFDAGADLKLKPQIMVKAVKNAPAEIDVNLNALIMEKLWIGASYRSKADMSFIAGLQINPQFLISYSYDYSLSKIRDFSSGSHEIGLGYVFGFKGNKIISNRYF; encoded by the coding sequence ATGAAAAAATTCGCACATAAAAAACTGATTGCAATAATGCTTGTGCTTTTGGCAAGTGCCGGAACCAAACTCATGGCGCAATACGATCCCATGTTTACGCAATACATGTTTAACGAAATGTTTATCAATCCGGCTTACGCGGGAAGTAAGGAAGCATTAGCTATTAATGCGCTACACCGCCAGCAATGGGTGGGTTTTGAAGGCCGCCCGGTTACTACAACGGTTTCGCTGCATGGGCCGCTTGCTAATAATAAAATGGGCATAGGTTTAAGTTTGCTCAACGAAAAAATTGCAGACGGAAAATTGCGTCGGAATTTGGCCTACTTGACGTATGCGTATCGTATAAAAACAGGAGAAAAGGGCCATTTAAGTTTTGGTTTAATGGGCGGTGTGCATGTGCAATCAAACAATTATGCCGAGTTGCAAACCACCGATTTAAATGATGTACGCTTTTCAGCTAATACCGGAAATGTGCTCACACCAAATTTTGGTGCAGGAATTTATTATTCCACTCAAAAATTTTATGCAGGGGTTTCACTTCCACGGATGGTGGCTGATAATTTAAGTATTACAAGTGGTGGAGATGTACTTAAAAATACCGCTATAGATCCTTCTAAGTTTCATTATTACTTTACTATGGGACGTGTTTTTGATGCAGGTGCCGATTTAAAATTGAAACCACAAATTATGGTGAAAGCAGTAAAAAATGCACCCGCCGAAATTGATGTCAACCTCAATGCCTTGATAATGGAAAAATTATGGATTGGAGCATCTTACCGCTCTAAAGCCGATATGTCTTTTATTGCCGGTCTTCAAATTAATCCGCAATTTTTGATAAGTTACTCCTACGATTACAGCCTTTCTAAAATTCGTGATTTTTCGAGTGGCTCGCACGAAATTGGCTTAGGCTATGTATTTGGCTTTAAAGGAAACAAAATAATTTCTAACCGTTATTTCTAA